A stretch of Natronococcus sp. CG52 DNA encodes these proteins:
- a CDS encoding cupin domain-containing protein, with translation MSYRKVNYEDVDQVSSAMHFLSDPLETEQVGVTVARCDPGWKSQPHDHADNEHEEVYVLIEGEATVIIDDEPVEMETGDALWIPPESTRQIRNGDHESAFVLVSAPGIADEEHEDGDWLLSGFAG, from the coding sequence ATGTCTTACCGGAAGGTCAATTACGAGGACGTCGATCAGGTCTCGAGTGCAATGCACTTTCTCAGCGACCCGCTGGAGACCGAGCAGGTCGGGGTGACGGTTGCACGCTGTGATCCGGGCTGGAAGAGTCAGCCACACGACCACGCGGACAACGAACACGAGGAAGTGTACGTCCTCATCGAGGGCGAGGCGACGGTCATCATCGACGACGAACCCGTCGAGATGGAGACCGGCGACGCGCTGTGGATTCCGCCGGAGTCGACGCGCCAGATTCGCAACGGGGATCACGAGAGCGCATTCGTCCTCGTGAGCGCGCCGGGAATCGCCGACGAGGAGCACGAGGACGGCGACTGGCTGCTTTCCGGGTTCGCCGGCTGA
- a CDS encoding CopG family ribbon-helix-helix protein, whose protein sequence is MAVVSVSMPDELLERLDQFADEHGYTGRSEVVREASRNLLGEFEDTRLEDRDLMGIVTVLFDYETTSVEEQMMHLRHEHEDLVASNFHSHVGDHYCMELFVLEGELEDISTFVGKIRATKDALTVDYSVTPVDSFDPISQDGSGQ, encoded by the coding sequence ATGGCAGTCGTCAGCGTCTCGATGCCGGACGAACTCCTCGAGCGACTCGACCAGTTCGCCGACGAACACGGCTACACCGGTCGCAGTGAGGTCGTCAGGGAGGCTTCCCGCAACCTCCTCGGCGAGTTCGAGGACACCCGACTCGAGGACCGCGATCTGATGGGCATCGTCACCGTGCTGTTCGACTACGAGACGACGAGCGTCGAGGAGCAAATGATGCACCTGCGTCACGAACACGAGGACCTCGTCGCCTCGAACTTCCACAGCCACGTCGGCGACCACTACTGTATGGAACTGTTCGTTCTCGAGGGTGAACTCGAGGATATTTCGACGTTCGTCGGAAAGATTCGGGCGACCAAGGACGCGCTGACGGTCGACTACTCCGTGACGCCAGTCGACAGCTTCGATCCGATCTCGCAGGACGGCAGCGGACAGTAG
- a CDS encoding creatininase family protein, whose protein sequence is MFLPHQAWPDLTDYVARDSLAVIPLGSTEQHGPHLPEGTDYLIAKALARAATDRTGHLCTPPIPIGVSSHHRQFHGTMWVDPPVFRDYVENLSRNLTYHGIDRIVFVNAHGGNVAHLREVGRRLHEGGTAYAIEWMWDESIPGLIEEVFETPGPHGGPKETAMIMHIAAELVHDDRLEEARDGGAVFDYDTERVHGATTFYDSIENSPNGVFGDQTDATPAVGERLFEAATDQLVALLEWLDEQPFDVLRPEPHLDPHPGIGG, encoded by the coding sequence ATGTTCTTGCCACACCAAGCCTGGCCGGATCTCACCGACTACGTCGCGAGGGACTCCCTCGCGGTGATTCCGCTCGGATCGACGGAACAGCACGGGCCCCACCTGCCCGAGGGCACCGACTATCTGATCGCGAAGGCGCTCGCTCGAGCGGCGACCGATCGTACCGGTCACCTCTGTACGCCGCCGATTCCGATCGGCGTCAGCTCTCACCACCGACAGTTCCACGGGACGATGTGGGTCGATCCGCCGGTGTTTCGCGACTACGTGGAGAACCTCTCGCGCAACCTCACGTACCACGGGATCGACCGGATCGTCTTCGTCAACGCTCACGGCGGCAACGTCGCTCACCTCCGCGAAGTCGGCCGCCGGCTGCACGAGGGCGGCACGGCGTACGCCATCGAGTGGATGTGGGACGAATCGATTCCCGGGCTCATCGAGGAGGTTTTCGAAACGCCGGGGCCGCACGGCGGTCCGAAGGAGACGGCGATGATCATGCACATCGCAGCGGAACTCGTCCACGACGATCGCCTCGAGGAGGCCCGAGATGGCGGCGCGGTCTTCGATTACGATACCGAGCGCGTCCACGGCGCGACGACCTTCTACGACTCGATAGAGAACAGCCCGAACGGCGTTTTCGGCGACCAGACCGACGCGACCCCCGCGGTCGGCGAACGGCTCTTCGAGGCCGCAACCGACCAACTGGTCGCGCTGCTCGAGTGGCTCGACGAGCAGCCGTTCGACGTGCTCAGGCCCGAACCCCACCTCGATCCTCACCCCGGAATCGGAGGATAG
- a CDS encoding mechanosensitive ion channel family protein yields the protein MVQLQPVQQVQVPEWLQDPVAELVTFLPRLIGALVILFIGWIIGRLAAGVVRRLADGVELDRMVLETPLGRILGGTEQAVSSAFGSLAKWFVYALAILAAANALAIPTLSEWISTAVSYLPAFIAGLLVIVLGFVVADFIGDVIERTQAAAETAYAGWFANGARMFLYFTAIVIGLDTMGIGVGILYVFARALAWGLAAAVAIGAGVAFGWGGKDYVSENIDRWMGRASSVSPDEGSSTGGGSGSSDRSRSRTRGTDRESGSEPGPGDDD from the coding sequence ATGGTACAGCTCCAACCCGTCCAACAGGTACAGGTCCCCGAATGGCTCCAGGATCCCGTTGCAGAGCTCGTCACGTTCCTCCCCCGCCTGATCGGTGCGCTGGTGATCCTCTTCATCGGCTGGATCATCGGCCGACTCGCTGCAGGCGTCGTTCGGCGCCTCGCCGACGGCGTCGAACTCGACCGCATGGTTCTCGAGACGCCGCTCGGCCGCATACTCGGTGGCACAGAACAGGCCGTCTCCAGTGCGTTCGGCTCGCTGGCGAAGTGGTTCGTCTACGCCCTCGCGATCCTGGCGGCGGCGAACGCCCTCGCAATTCCGACGCTGTCGGAGTGGATCTCGACGGCCGTCTCCTACCTGCCGGCGTTTATCGCCGGGCTGCTCGTCATCGTCCTCGGGTTCGTCGTCGCGGACTTCATCGGCGACGTCATCGAGCGGACGCAGGCGGCGGCCGAAACCGCGTACGCCGGCTGGTTCGCCAACGGCGCCCGGATGTTCCTCTACTTCACGGCGATCGTCATCGGTCTCGACACGATGGGGATCGGCGTCGGCATCCTCTACGTCTTCGCGCGAGCACTCGCTTGGGGACTCGCCGCGGCCGTCGCCATCGGTGCCGGTGTCGCGTTCGGCTGGGGCGGCAAGGACTACGTCTCCGAGAACATCGACCGCTGGATGGGGCGCGCTTCCAGCGTGTCGCCCGACGAAGGTTCCAGCACCGGCGGAGGATCAGGCTCGAGTGATCGGTCCCGTAGTCGGACTCGCGGCACCGATCGTGAATCCGGGTCCGAACCCGGTCCGGGTGACGACGACTGA
- a CDS encoding DUF1467 domain-containing protein, translated as MTRPFFAVRSPLLVGSVTAVAVGVGVNTGLESPYRLLPALLLLTGGVAGVANGARDYTVDRLRLATKRWWALAFVAFLPYGLATAPASESAAAVGDAFAGPIAAIVLESIAGAAVCCAVAITVLYGFATYGIHPGRRSPEERVLVDGPEE; from the coding sequence ATGACTCGACCGTTTTTCGCCGTCCGGTCGCCGCTGCTCGTCGGTTCCGTCACCGCCGTCGCCGTCGGCGTCGGGGTTAATACCGGATTGGAGTCGCCGTACCGGCTCCTCCCGGCGCTGTTGTTGCTGACCGGCGGCGTCGCCGGCGTGGCTAACGGCGCTCGCGACTACACCGTCGATCGGCTCCGTCTCGCGACGAAACGCTGGTGGGCGCTCGCGTTCGTCGCGTTCCTCCCGTACGGACTGGCAACGGCCCCCGCGAGCGAATCGGCGGCGGCCGTCGGCGACGCGTTCGCCGGACCGATCGCCGCGATCGTACTCGAGTCGATCGCCGGGGCAGCAGTCTGCTGTGCAGTGGCGATAACGGTACTGTACGGCTTCGCCACCTACGGCATCCATCCTGGACGCCGGTCCCCGGAAGAACGCGTCCTGGTCGACGGGCCCGAAGAGTAG
- a CDS encoding O-methyltransferase — MTDVLPDDIGRFVRAVGPEPDETLRGMDEYARAEGFPHVGPEVGGFLRFVARLADAERIFEFGSGYGYSAYWFADALPADGEIVLTEVDEVELEQAREYMAAGGYENLARYELGDALETIADYEGPFDVVLIDHQKHRYVDAFDAVRPKVPIGGVVVADNAITAGPIDFEKLLAIAEGGTPVEVDEHTQGIADYLERVASDPAFETIVLPLGEGIAVSYRVE, encoded by the coding sequence ATGACGGACGTCCTTCCAGACGACATCGGTCGCTTCGTTCGTGCAGTCGGCCCGGAACCCGACGAGACGCTCCGGGGGATGGACGAGTACGCCCGCGCCGAGGGGTTCCCCCACGTCGGGCCCGAGGTCGGCGGCTTCCTTCGGTTCGTCGCCCGACTCGCGGATGCCGAGCGTATCTTCGAGTTCGGCTCCGGCTACGGCTACTCGGCCTACTGGTTCGCCGACGCGCTCCCCGCAGACGGCGAGATCGTGCTGACCGAGGTCGACGAGGTGGAGCTCGAGCAGGCCCGCGAGTACATGGCGGCGGGAGGGTACGAGAACCTGGCGCGGTACGAACTCGGCGACGCGCTCGAGACGATCGCCGACTACGAGGGGCCGTTCGACGTGGTATTGATCGACCACCAGAAACACCGGTACGTCGACGCCTTCGACGCCGTCCGCCCGAAGGTCCCCATCGGCGGCGTCGTCGTCGCGGACAACGCGATCACTGCGGGACCGATCGACTTCGAGAAACTGCTCGCGATTGCTGAAGGAGGGACTCCGGTCGAGGTTGACGAACACACGCAGGGGATCGCCGACTACCTCGAGCGCGTAGCTTCGGATCCCGCGTTCGAAACGATCGTCCTCCCGCTCGGCGAGGGGATCGCCGTGAGTTACCGCGTAGAGTAA
- a CDS encoding M20 family metallo-hydrolase — MDVSQQRLRTDIETNATFGAIESETGRGRTVLAGTEANRAARDRFVDRCEATDLSVEVDAVGNIAATWTPPSAGPDAAPVAVGSHLDSVPEGGIFDGPLGVYGALEAVRTLRNEGFEPDRPIAVVCFTEEEGSRFGGGMLGSAVATGQRGVDDALALTDGEGTTLEDALAGIEYRGEGRLDASAWDAFLELHVEQDTRLESAGVPVGVVTTITGISQSTARIVGEANHAGATPMNERRDALAAASELILDLERAGREHAVAGENTAVATVGGCDVRPNATNVVPGTAELGVDVRDVEYETMTTILERAERRLDRIGDERGVETSFSRDLELEPAPMSDRCRRAFDAGASDADVEALSMHSGAAHDAMRVSRVTDAGLLFAPSRDGISHNPREWTDWEDCTTATRVLAGAVAELSTE; from the coding sequence ATGGACGTCAGTCAGCAGCGACTCCGAACGGACATCGAGACGAACGCGACCTTCGGCGCGATCGAGTCCGAGACCGGTCGCGGTCGGACCGTTCTCGCGGGAACCGAGGCGAACCGGGCGGCTCGAGACCGCTTCGTCGACCGGTGCGAGGCGACTGACCTCTCCGTCGAGGTCGACGCCGTCGGAAATATCGCGGCCACGTGGACGCCGCCGAGCGCAGGCCCCGACGCCGCACCCGTCGCGGTCGGAAGCCACCTCGACTCGGTCCCCGAAGGCGGAATCTTCGACGGGCCGCTGGGCGTCTACGGCGCGCTCGAGGCCGTCCGCACGCTTCGAAACGAGGGATTCGAACCCGACAGGCCGATCGCGGTCGTCTGTTTCACCGAGGAGGAGGGCTCGCGCTTCGGCGGCGGAATGCTGGGATCGGCTGTCGCGACCGGACAGCGCGGCGTCGACGACGCGCTCGCGCTGACCGACGGCGAGGGGACGACTCTCGAGGACGCACTCGCGGGGATCGAGTACCGCGGCGAGGGCCGACTCGACGCGAGCGCGTGGGACGCCTTTCTGGAACTGCACGTCGAGCAGGATACTCGGCTCGAGAGCGCCGGCGTTCCCGTCGGCGTCGTGACGACGATCACGGGGATCAGTCAGTCGACCGCGCGCATCGTCGGCGAGGCGAACCACGCGGGTGCGACGCCGATGAACGAGCGACGCGACGCGCTGGCGGCCGCGAGCGAGTTGATCCTCGACCTCGAACGGGCGGGCCGAGAGCACGCGGTCGCGGGCGAGAACACGGCCGTCGCGACCGTCGGGGGCTGTGACGTGCGACCGAACGCGACGAACGTCGTTCCTGGAACTGCCGAACTCGGCGTCGACGTCCGCGACGTCGAGTACGAGACGATGACGACGATCCTCGAGCGCGCCGAGCGGCGTCTCGACCGGATCGGCGACGAACGCGGCGTCGAGACGTCGTTCAGCCGCGACCTCGAACTCGAGCCCGCGCCGATGAGCGACCGGTGTCGACGGGCCTTCGACGCGGGGGCGTCGGACGCCGACGTCGAAGCGCTCTCGATGCATTCGGGTGCGGCCCACGACGCGATGCGCGTCTCGCGAGTCACCGACGCCGGCCTGCTCTTTGCGCCTTCCCGAGACGGCATCTCGCACAACCCGCGAGAGTGGACCGACTGGGAGGACTGCACGACGGCGACGCGGGTGCTCGCCGGTGCGGTGGCGGAACTTTCGACCGAATAG
- a CDS encoding dCTP deaminase/dUTPase family protein, which produces MSAEHPLAEYVDNLVYEPVQVHEHGIDLTVSAIYEVAAPGSIDFGGDELEDADLEPVSTELRDPDDEYGWWELEGGQYVFQHNEFLTDLEEPLLLQPTNELLARGGSHPTVQVASHLPLMPLTVTGSGLEIKENARVSTLVPIGTGRFE; this is translated from the coding sequence ATGAGTGCCGAACATCCGCTCGCGGAGTACGTCGACAACCTGGTGTACGAGCCGGTACAGGTTCACGAGCACGGGATCGACCTGACGGTGAGCGCGATCTACGAGGTCGCCGCCCCCGGAAGCATCGACTTCGGCGGCGACGAACTCGAGGACGCCGATCTCGAGCCGGTCTCTACGGAGCTTCGCGACCCCGACGACGAGTACGGCTGGTGGGAACTCGAGGGCGGCCAGTACGTCTTCCAGCACAACGAGTTTCTCACCGATCTCGAGGAGCCGCTGTTGCTCCAGCCCACCAACGAACTGCTCGCCCGCGGCGGCTCGCATCCGACGGTGCAGGTGGCCTCACACCTGCCGCTGATGCCGCTGACCGTCACCGGTTCCGGACTCGAGATCAAGGAAAACGCGCGCGTCTCGACGCTCGTTCCGATCGGTACCGGACGGTTCGAGTGA
- a CDS encoding enoyl-CoA hydratase-related protein, with the protein MALGEAVLLEIEAEGAATITLDQPDRRNALSREIGAGIVEALDEIEETDARCVVIEGSGGSFSAGGDIEAMVEGIQSEMPIDERVRLLERTTNETIARLVEFPLPTIALVDGPAVGAGANLALACDIQLATEEAAFGFVFRQVGLSVDAGTSYLLPRIVGENVAKELVLTGDIVGADRAAELGLVNHVYPDEEFDEAVENVVEKIVSGPPVAMRQMKRLVGEGIEKAIEQALVDEATAQGIVFGTDDHEEGATAFFEDREPEFEGR; encoded by the coding sequence ATGGCGCTCGGCGAGGCAGTCCTCCTCGAGATCGAGGCGGAGGGTGCGGCGACGATCACCCTCGATCAGCCGGATCGGCGGAACGCGCTCTCGCGGGAGATCGGCGCGGGCATCGTCGAGGCGCTCGACGAAATCGAGGAGACCGACGCCCGCTGCGTCGTAATCGAGGGCTCCGGCGGTTCGTTCTCGGCCGGCGGCGACATCGAGGCGATGGTCGAGGGGATTCAGTCCGAGATGCCGATCGACGAACGCGTCCGTCTCCTCGAACGGACGACGAACGAAACGATCGCGCGACTGGTCGAGTTCCCGCTCCCAACGATCGCACTCGTCGACGGCCCCGCCGTCGGCGCCGGGGCGAACCTGGCGCTAGCCTGCGATATCCAGCTCGCGACCGAGGAGGCCGCCTTCGGTTTCGTCTTCCGCCAGGTCGGCCTGAGCGTCGACGCGGGCACCTCCTACCTGTTGCCGCGGATCGTCGGCGAGAACGTCGCGAAGGAACTCGTCCTCACGGGCGATATCGTCGGCGCGGATCGCGCCGCGGAACTGGGACTCGTCAATCACGTCTACCCCGACGAGGAGTTCGACGAGGCGGTTGAGAACGTCGTCGAAAAGATCGTCTCCGGCCCGCCGGTCGCGATGCGGCAGATGAAACGGCTCGTCGGAGAGGGGATCGAGAAAGCCATCGAACAGGCGCTGGTCGACGAGGCGACCGCACAGGGCATCGTCTTCGGGACCGACGACCACGAGGAGGGCGCCACCGCGTTCTTCGAGGATCGAGAGCCCGAGTTCGAGGGCCGGTAG
- a CDS encoding long-chain-fatty-acid--CoA ligase, which translates to MTNLVNHVAETVQEYGENPAVGFRGEETSYEEFWGQTGAFAAALEERGIGEDDRIALYLPNVPPFVIAFHGTLRAGGVVVPMNPQYKAREIGHLLADSEANVVVALADLVPFVEEVRDDTSVEHVVSVGERSSPGSETSSHDVGGEAEGAIPFAEFLVPGAPDIVERDDDDVAVQPYTSGTTGQPKGVQLTHRNLESNTSMADELIPDGIRPDDKQLGVLPLFHIYGMTVVMNATLFSGGTYYAVPQWDAQEAVSIIEEQELTLMHGVPAMYNDVINQPDADEFDLSSLRLCGVGGSGIPVEVLRQFEELYDVQLYEGYGLTETSPITHFNSPIEGRRVGSVGKTVPGVDSRVVDEDFEKVQPVGEGPIDEENADLTEITGEIVVSGPNVMKGYYGLPEATEEAFTEADGETWFHTGDLGYHDEDGFFYVVDREKHMIVTGGYNVYPREVEELLFEHEAVADAAVVGIPDERRGETVKAYIVPTPDADVAPEEIKEYCLTNLAEYKHPREVEFVEELPRTTTGKVQKFKLRDQEDVEAEAE; encoded by the coding sequence ATGACAAATCTTGTCAACCACGTCGCGGAGACCGTCCAGGAGTACGGGGAGAACCCCGCGGTCGGCTTCCGGGGCGAGGAGACGAGCTACGAGGAGTTCTGGGGCCAGACCGGCGCGTTCGCCGCCGCACTCGAGGAGAGGGGAATCGGCGAGGACGACCGGATCGCACTCTATCTGCCGAACGTCCCGCCGTTCGTGATCGCCTTCCACGGGACGCTGCGGGCCGGCGGGGTCGTCGTCCCGATGAACCCGCAGTACAAGGCTCGCGAGATCGGCCACCTGCTGGCCGACAGCGAGGCGAACGTCGTCGTCGCGCTGGCCGACCTCGTCCCGTTCGTCGAGGAGGTACGGGACGACACCAGCGTCGAGCACGTCGTCAGCGTCGGCGAGCGGAGCTCACCGGGCAGTGAGACGTCGTCTCACGATGTCGGCGGCGAGGCTGAGGGCGCGATTCCCTTCGCGGAGTTCCTGGTACCCGGCGCACCCGACATCGTCGAGCGTGACGACGACGACGTCGCGGTCCAGCCGTACACCAGCGGGACGACCGGCCAGCCCAAGGGGGTGCAGCTGACCCACCGGAATCTCGAGTCGAACACCTCGATGGCGGACGAACTCATCCCCGACGGGATCCGCCCCGACGACAAACAGCTCGGGGTGTTGCCGCTGTTCCACATCTACGGCATGACCGTCGTGATGAACGCGACGCTGTTCAGCGGCGGAACCTACTACGCGGTCCCGCAGTGGGACGCCCAGGAGGCCGTCTCGATCATCGAAGAGCAGGAACTGACGCTGATGCACGGCGTCCCGGCGATGTACAACGACGTCATCAACCAGCCGGACGCCGACGAGTTCGACCTCTCCTCGCTGCGGCTCTGCGGGGTCGGCGGCTCCGGAATCCCCGTCGAGGTCCTCCGCCAGTTCGAGGAACTCTACGACGTACAGCTCTACGAAGGGTACGGACTGACGGAAACGAGTCCGATCACGCACTTCAACAGCCCGATCGAGGGACGACGCGTCGGCAGTGTCGGCAAGACCGTTCCGGGCGTCGACTCCCGCGTCGTCGACGAGGACTTCGAGAAGGTTCAGCCGGTCGGGGAGGGACCGATCGACGAAGAGAACGCGGATCTCACGGAAATCACGGGCGAAATCGTCGTCTCCGGACCGAACGTGATGAAGGGCTACTACGGGCTCCCGGAGGCGACCGAGGAGGCGTTCACCGAGGCCGACGGCGAGACCTGGTTCCACACCGGCGACCTCGGCTACCACGACGAGGACGGCTTCTTCTACGTCGTCGACCGCGAGAAGCACATGATCGTCACCGGCGGCTACAACGTCTATCCCCGGGAGGTCGAGGAGTTGCTCTTCGAGCACGAGGCCGTCGCCGACGCCGCCGTCGTCGGGATTCCCGACGAGCGCCGTGGCGAGACCGTCAAAGCGTATATCGTGCCAACTCCCGACGCTGACGTCGCGCCCGAGGAGATCAAGGAGTACTGTCTCACGAACCTCGCCGAGTACAAACACCCCCGCGAGGTCGAGTTCGTCGAGGAACTTCCACGAACGACGACGGGGAAGGTCCAGAAGTTCAAACTCCGCGACCAGGAGGACGTCGAGGCGGAGGCCGAGTGA
- a CDS encoding universal stress protein, which yields MYQDVLVPTDGSDGTRRAIAHALTIADRFDATVHALSIVPQGPLGTVEEEETTAAARRAVERVECEAGRNGTAVTTAIEYGIPHEEILAYVEDNGIDMVVMGTQGRTGLDRVLVGSVAERVVRLADVPVVTVRLTDEIRLEDAEEVERLARERAESDGYEDVSLRDEPHRTSASWTVPLETASGPVSVQVDAVTADARITTAA from the coding sequence ATGTATCAGGACGTCCTCGTTCCGACCGACGGAAGCGACGGGACCCGACGAGCGATCGCACACGCCCTGACGATCGCCGACCGCTTCGATGCGACGGTGCACGCGCTCTCGATCGTCCCGCAGGGACCGCTCGGGACGGTCGAAGAAGAGGAGACGACCGCGGCCGCACGCCGGGCCGTCGAGCGCGTCGAGTGCGAGGCCGGACGGAACGGAACCGCGGTCACGACCGCGATCGAGTACGGCATCCCGCACGAGGAGATACTCGCCTACGTCGAGGACAACGGAATCGACATGGTCGTCATGGGGACGCAGGGCCGAACGGGACTGGATCGGGTGCTGGTCGGAAGCGTGGCGGAACGCGTCGTCCGCCTGGCCGACGTTCCGGTCGTCACCGTTCGGCTGACCGACGAAATTCGGCTCGAGGACGCCGAGGAGGTCGAACGACTCGCCCGCGAGCGAGCCGAATCGGACGGCTACGAGGACGTCTCGCTCCGCGACGAGCCACACCGGACGAGTGCGTCGTGGACCGTCCCGCTCGAGACGGCCAGCGGACCCGTCTCCGTACAGGTCGACGCGGTCACGGCCGACGCTCGAATCACGACGGCGGCCTGA
- a CDS encoding DUF7344 domain-containing protein, with product MSLQTDRPPHPADEPSSDAQSTDTDVSTLPDDDIFHILQTNRRRDSIRYLLEKNDAVKMRDVAEYVAAKENDTTVAELSSTERQRVYIPLYQSHLPKLDKEGIIEYNKSRGIVRPTEKLELFRPYLELQTDTDESGDEDGRGGTLRQRSTVLAVASASLLLSSAIGVYAAISAVETSLTLALAIGAVAIPGMVLGTIATALFAFTIGRNYASSLVPADVKPLR from the coding sequence ATGTCCCTCCAAACAGACCGCCCTCCACATCCCGCAGACGAACCCTCCTCCGACGCGCAGAGCACCGACACGGATGTATCAACGCTCCCGGACGACGACATCTTTCACATTCTGCAGACGAACCGTCGTCGGGACTCGATTCGGTACCTCCTCGAGAAAAACGACGCCGTCAAGATGCGAGACGTCGCCGAGTACGTCGCCGCCAAGGAAAACGACACGACGGTCGCGGAACTGTCCTCGACGGAACGCCAGCGCGTCTACATCCCGCTCTACCAGTCACACCTTCCGAAACTCGACAAGGAAGGCATCATCGAGTACAACAAGTCTCGCGGTATCGTCCGTCCGACGGAGAAACTCGAACTGTTCCGACCGTACCTCGAGTTGCAGACGGATACCGACGAGTCCGGAGACGAAGACGGACGAGGAGGCACGCTGCGGCAGCGTTCCACCGTCCTCGCCGTCGCGAGTGCCAGTCTGTTGCTGTCCTCCGCGATCGGCGTGTACGCCGCGATCAGCGCCGTCGAAACCAGTCTCACGCTCGCACTCGCGATCGGAGCGGTCGCGATTCCGGGGATGGTGCTCGGCACGATCGCCACCGCATTGTTCGCGTTCACGATCGGCAGGAACTACGCGTCCTCGCTCGTTCCGGCCGACGTGAAACCGCTGAGATAA